DNA from Kogia breviceps isolate mKogBre1 chromosome 3, mKogBre1 haplotype 1, whole genome shotgun sequence:
acctatgcatctcttccatctggctcttcctagtaatctagtaagtaaaatgttttctgtgagccactctagcaaattaatcaaaccctaGGGAGGGGGGGGTCTTTGGAACCTCCAACCTGTAGCCAgtgggtcagaagcacaggtgacaacctggactcgAGACAGGTATCTAAAgtggaggcaggggaggaggctTACAGGACTGAGTCATTAACTTGTGGAATCTGATGCCGTTTCCagatagatagtgtcagaattgagtttaTTGCTTGGTGGTAGTGGGAAAAACACGTTGGAGAGGCCCTTGTGGTAATACATCCTATGTTGAAtacttgccatgtgccaggccctcACACCTTCACagctttacatatatgtatatgttttttgggggtgttttttggccgtgctgtgtggcgtgtgggatcttagtttccccatcaaacccgcgccccctgcagtggaagcgtggagtcctaaccactggactgccaaggaattcccagcTTCATATATATTATCTGATCTTCACATCAACTCTTTGTAGTAGAtatattttatccccattttacagataggcactttgaggctctgagaggttaacTTAACCTAAGATTGTACAACTGTcagtgacagagctggaattcaaacccagtcaTTCTGGTCTTCAGAGTCTAGACTCCAAACTATACCGCCATGTGTGTCCTGGATTCCTTAAGGGGCCTCTCTCAGAATCTGGACCTTATCCTGTGGGCCATGAGACGCCTTTGAAGGATTCTAAGTAGAGAAGAAGAGAGGGCACAGGAGGGCTGGGAGGGCCCAAACAGCCTGAGTGGTCTGGGTGTTGCTTCCCACAGGAGCTGGGATCTGGGTGAGTCCTGGGGTATGGGCAGCGTTAGTCCGAGGAAGGAAAGAGCTTTCTAGCAGAGAGAACTGCACATGCAAAGGACTTTTCAAGAGCTGGCAGTAGTTGATTTTACCTAGAGATGGAGGGGCTTCAAGGTCAGGGTTGAGGTGAGTGTTGAGGCAGAGAAGGAGCCAGGTCCTGAAGGACTTTGGACCTCCTCCTTCATTCCTAGCATGGAGATCGTCACTGCATCTCTGGGGTTCAGCCTTGTCAGTGTGTTGGAGTGATGAGCTCTGGTGACCCACAAAGCTCTGAGCAAACGTCAGGTATCAAAATTCCAGAGACTGGAGAATGGGTGCGGTAAGGCAGGGGCATCGGAGCCTCGTAGCAGGAAGTCACAGCTCCACCTCCTTCCCAACCTTTGAAGGTGGCCAAAGTGCTCAGGGTAAAACTTTGTGGAGCCATTAAGCTTCGAGAGGATTCATATATCTGGTGAGAcctaaaaatgtagaaacaattcTGTTTTGTCTTGTTGCAGGGACTTTCACATTTCATCCACACGTCTTCATTTCCACAACGTGTTTTGTCCAGTGGATGTAGTGTTTCCGATAGTTTTACTGTTGCAAATTAGAACAGTTTGGGTTTTCCCCCCAACCGGGGATCATGAATTTCATACTATTATGTTTCTTTTGCTCCCTATCAGCAAAGACTCTTGGAAGTGCAACGCCCAGAAAACCTGTCTTATCTGTCAGTGCAAGGAAAATTAAGGACAATGCAGCCGATTGGCATAATTTAATCCTGAAATGGGAAACCCTCAATGATGGAGGTTTTGCTACCGCAAATAACATTGCCAACCTGAAAATCAGTTTATTGTAAGTACTTACAAAGTGTGCTCTGTGTGCTTCACCCTTAATGATTGGGCAGAAATTTCATGGCAGTCTTTTAGAAGGGGAAGGGTGGTCTCTAGGAACATGGATAAATTATATAAAGCGAAAAAGCAAGTGATAAAATGATGCATGCAAGTATGAACtgtgtgtgtacattttaaatgcaaaattatacTACAAATTGTTCATGGTTACAtctgtatataaaattataaaaatggattGGAAGGATACAGACTCAATTCATGACACTGGTATCTTCTAGGAAGAAGTATCACTTTATAATGCtgcattttatttctgtggtattgtgagttatagtaaaaaaatatatatatgtttggtctttgtccctgtaCCTGACACACGGCTCTTAAAACCCTTATAATTTCCTTAGAGATATGAGCAATGggagaatcttttcttttttttttggcggtacacgggcctctcactgttgtggcctctcccgctgcggagcacaggctctggacgcgcaggctcagtggccatggctcacaggcccagccgctccatggcatatggaatcttcccagaccagggcacgaacccatgttccctgcatctggcaggcggactctcaaccagtgcgccaccagggaagcctgggagaaTCTTTAGTTATGCTGaggtttgttcttttgttctccAGTTCCTGGAATAGCTCCAGGGTGATAAAGGGGAAAGGAGTCTCCTGTTATCATAACAAGCCCCTCTCTACCACACCTGAGTTTGTGTTAATGAGGAGGCTTCTGGAAAACCCTAAGGAGGGAGGCAGTAACCACGTGACTAGAGTTGGCACTGTCAGGTCCCCCCCCCACTTACCTCTAGGGAGTTGAGAAGGGCTGGAAGTTGAATTAATCACTGATGGCCAAtcatttaatcaatcatgccttcATAATGAAGCCTCTGTAAAAACCTAAAAGGAcgggggtttggagagcttctgggttggggaACCAGAACGCGTCCACGTGCCTGAAGGGAAATGTACCCCAGACTCctcagggacagaagctcctttgCTCAACCTTCCAGACCTTGCCTTGAGTACCTCTTGTCTACAGGTATATGAATAAAGGATatttgtatcctttaatatcctttgtaataaaccgGTAGTCTAgaaagtaaactgttttcctgagtcctgtgagctggtctagcaaattaattgaacccaaggagggggtcatgggaacttCCAATTGACAGCTGGTCCGTCCTAAGCACAGGTAGCAACCTGAACTTGTGATTGCTGTCTGAAGTTGAGACggggacagtcttgtgggacagagcccttcacctgtgggatctgatgctgtctCTGGTAGACAGTATCAGGATTGAGTTACATTGtaagacacccagctggtgtccggAGAAcctgagaattgcttggtgtggagaACCGCGCCCCCCCCCTTTGATGACCAGCTGTCAGAAGTAGAGAGGGGTATTCAGAgcagaggagacacacaggagcaTGTTTTCCCTTAGCGAGTTCTTCTAAAAAGACAAAGGAGTTAGGAAAAAAACTGTTGGCAGTTGCCAATTGTAATTGGAAGATTTGCTTTCCTGTTCTTGCACTttcccatatatatgtttttgttctttttaatcagCTTTGCTTATGGAAGGCCTCAAAAAATGTAAGCAAGACTCAAGCTTGTTCCTACCCACGAGAATAgtaaaatgcaaaagatttctatgATCTGAAGAGAAACATAAGTATGGATCTATATATGTGTAGTTTTAATCTCTCAAAGTTGTACTTagatatttgtatatctttgtctACCGGCCAGGCTCTAGCGTTAACTTTCTGGCCTGGGCCGCCGGCTCTTTGCAATTCTTTCAAACACATCGCACGCATCGGCCCTCTGCCACCTCTTCCTGCTCTGCAAGTTCCATGAAACAGTTCTTACCTTACTGCATAAGATGCTCTCTGATATCTGCTAttctaatgtttaattttttcccttaaatttatttatttatttatttggccgcgccgcacggcaggtgggatcttagttccccgaccagggatccaacccatgtcccctgcagtggaagcacagagttttaaccactggacccccagggaggtccccaattttgttccttaatTGTTGGTCGTGGCCCCACTAGGTTAATTTCAGGCGCTGTGGGCCACAGCCTTCCGTTCACAAAGCGCATCCCTAGCTGGTGGACTCGGAGGAAATGATCCATGTCCTGCGCCCTGAGGATGCCACGGGGCTGGATTGAATTGACTGGTTCTAGGGCAGAATTGAGTGGCAGATGGGCATGTccgttgtatatatataaataacatgtAAACGTGATGACGTGAAATGACGCCAATGGAAAAAGTCGATGAGGACATAAGTACGTGTACGTTGAGTTTTCGAGGGCGCATCACAAGGCAATGAGGCGGGCCTGTGGGGTGCATTTTGTTCCCACTCTTTTCCATCTTGTCCAGGAGCAAAGACGCGATAGGACTAGAGAGCAGCAGCCTGGCTTCTGATGAGAACGCAGAAAAGGAGCATCCAAACTACAGCAGGGAGCTCGAGACGCTGTGCGAGGGGCTGCAGACCACCCTGGACGCTCTGGTGAGGGGCGGGGGTCCCCGCGTGTCGCGCTGGCACGAGCGCCTCGCGGCGTTCCACGTGGCTGGTCGTGCTTTCCTTCACcaagctttcctttttcctccctcaaCCTCCTCTGTCGCTCTCTCTCACTCTACGCGTCCCATAAATCTTGTTTCCCAAGAGGTCGTCCTAGACCTTGGTTCTTTTGGTCCTGCGTGTTGCCAGGGCAATTTCAGCCACTCCCAGGCTCCACCGCAAGTGGGTCAGGCTTTGGGGACCCTGCAGGCACTCTCACCTCTACTCGGCGACAATACAGAGGCAAGTGGGTGTGGCTGTGTCACCATAAAACTCTATTTATGGATGCTGAACTTTGCATTTcagataattttcatgtgtcacgaaatattctgcttttgatttttttttttttttttttcaaccacttGAAAATGTAAAACCCATTCTTGGCTCAAGCAACACACAGAAATAGGCTTTGAGCTGGATTGGGCCTGTGAGCCTTGATCTCGCACATAAGAGATGCTCTTATATGTTTGTTTAACTAAAGTCTGGATGTCAGTACCCACCATGCTGGCCACCGCATGTGCACAAAACACCTCAtctcaaccagacacagggataaGGTTTTGCACATCTTTGAACTAACTACCTAAAGCTTCCCACAAACATAGGAAGTCTGTATAGTTTAACCTTTCCTGATGGAAAGGTTGCTAATGTTTTACGTGCTTCCTTGCCTTTTTAAACCGAATATGTCAAATATAATTGTACTTCTTCAAGACACCACTTATTCAAAGTTAGGGTTCCACGTATTATGAGGCAGACTATAGGTTTAAGAGTTTTTCAGGAAAGAAGCACTGCCCTTTTAAACATCACATCCATTGTAAGATGTAATGGTTTCTGAAacattcaaatgagaaaaataagtcgTGCATTGAGAACATTTTGGTGATTTAGGCTTTTCTTTGATTGAAATGCAATACTGTCTTCAGGATATTGTGCCGTGTGTGGGGCTATTTGTCTCCGCTAAATAAATGATTAGGTTTTTGCAGTTGTCCCATCTGTTTGGTAATGCTGCCTTCTGGTTGTGCTGTGATAAGAAAcacttgcccccccccccactgcccagGCTCTCCACCTGGTGCTCAAGCGGGAACAAGACAGGCCTGGGTCATCAGTCACTTTGTTTTAAGCCCCACTCACAGGAAGGCTGGAGGATAAGGTTTGTGGGCGcggtgttttctttgttttatctcCAGGTTCACAGCTGTGTCTCCAGTAGTTGAGTTCTAGACCTAGACTTCTGGACCAGTAGAGAATTAACACAGGCAGAGTAATCAATCGAAATTTCCAGAACAACCCAGTTGAAAACTGACCActtgtatgttttttttccccaaattaacCCATTTGATTATGGCAAGTGGTTCTGTTTGGACCAAGCATGGGCACACATATTGcttgaaagagaagaaactgAATGGCTAAGTTcctatattgaaatattttatttatttatttcctggtCACacttagctttttttaaaattaattaattaatctatttatttatttttggctgcgttgggtcttcgttgctgcgcgcaggcttttctctagttgctgagagtgggggctactcttcgttgtggtgcgcgggcttctcactgcggtggcttcttgttgcagagccctaggcgcgcgggcttcagtagttgtggcacgcaggctcagtagtcgtggctcgcaggctctagagcgcaggctcagtagttgtggcgcacgggcttagttgctccgtggcatgtgggatctttctggaccagggctcgaacccgtgtcccttgcattggcaggcagattcttaacaactgtgccaccaggtaagtcccacaCTTAGCTTTTAATTGTCAGTTTTTGTCGTTGTTTCactgaagtatagtcgatttccaatgttgtgtcagtttctggtgtacagcaaagtgattcagttagacatataaatacatatcctTTCTCATAtccttttcctttatgttttattATGGGATATTGACTGTAGTTCCCTGCGTATACTGAAATGCTTTAAACAGCCAACAAGGTTAAACACACCATGCTGGGCTCTGTCGTTTGTCGTTAGATGTGGCCACACTCCCACCAGAACCTCTTCATCCGTGACCTTCCATCTTCCTTTCTGGcataaaatatttcacagaatCCCCAAACTGGGTGACAATGAGAAACACTTGTGACATATACTAATGTGACCTTTATAAAACGTGAAAACCCTGGGAAGGATTTTGTCCCTAAATGCCATTTGGCTTTTTCTTTAGTTCACAAGTCCTCATTTATAACTCTACACATACGCACACCTCGCTAGGGAAGAGCATCTGCGCGGGACGAGGGGGAAGAGACATCTCGCCTTCCCTTTCAGGCACGTCAGGAGTGATGACCGGGTTTCCTTGTCCATCCTTGGCTCCCCCCATTCTTAAGTGGCTGTCTGCTACCACGGGGCCCCCTCCTCAGTCCCACTGACCCGCGCGGAGGAGGGACGGCCTGGGAGGATGTTAGGAGGTAGAGTCAAGGTCCAGAACATCCAGCCAGCGTCTTGATGGACTGAGCAGTAACGGGCGGCACGTCCTGTCCCTGATCCCTCCACCTACGGCACGGGTCCAGGGTGAGGGGCCGTGGCCTGGCAGGGCAGCTGAAAGCGGCCGCAAGGTTTTGGGTGACTGCGTGCCCATAGTGACCTGAGTTCCCAAGGCCCTCAGGCAAGGCCTGGGCTGACCACGGGCGCTCGTTGTCAGGCCCCAAAGTTCCGCTCCAGTGAATTTATGCTATTTCGAAGtggtttgagggacttccctggcggtccagtggttaagactctgcactttcactgccgggggtcggggaactaagatccctcaagccgtacagtgtggccaaaatataaagtaaaataaagtgatTTGAGAGTTAGTTCTCATTCTTAGGTTCAAAACCAATGTTGATGTTATAAGGATATTGATATTATCTTTCCTATTTTCCTCCATCCTTTAGAGAGAATGGTTTCCCAGACTTGACTTTGTCTTGAATCTGACATCGGTAGAGGGTGGAGGCACCCTTTGTCCCTAAGCAGGACGAACATCTCGAGGTGTGGGCTGCTGGCTTTGGGAGGGGACGTGGAGCTGAGAGTGTGTCCAGCTGCTGTCACTTTAGCGCTGCCCGTGCGTGGGACTTTGGTATCGTCATTGATGCATGAGCCCTAGAATGGGGCTGGCACCTCTGGCCCGGCAGTGTCAAGCCTCCAGGATTTTCTTGGCTCTCCAGACCTTTATCAGCTTTTCTTAGCATTAGGTGGAGCTGCTTCAGGACACAGAGGAGAGAGCTTAGGATTGGGTGTCAAGAGACTTGGGGTCGGAAAGCGTGGTGTCGAGTCCTGGCCTCGTCCTTCCCTAGCTCAGCAACCTTGAGAACTTTCCCACCTGTGGTACGGAAATGATGAGTCCTGCCTCTTGGGGTTGGGTCGAGTGAAATATCGAACCTGGAAAGATTTGGGAAAGGACTCtagtcctttaaaaattaatgtttgctAAATTTAGTGCCTGCCTCTTCAGATGTAATTGGAGGGTGGTTGAAGGACTAAGTGCAAGGAATGAAGATTTGACGATTTATATATCTTTGCTTATACGCCCGGTGTACAGAAAGCTAACTCCATACTTAGGAACTAGACTTGTGGTCTTAGTAGACCCATGCTACTGATATCTGCAATCTTTGTTACTTCACCCATTTGTTTTACTTAACAAGCCCTTACGTAGCTCCGACCAGGGGCTCCACAAGTACTAACTTAGTCCCCCGACCCCCCGTGGAAGCAGGCACTTTGTGCTGCAGCGCGGAGCCTGGCGTACACTGAGGCACCGTCCATGTCACGTCCTCACCATTTCCTTCCTGTGTGAAGTGTGTAGGGCTGCCTTTCGTTGTTAGCAttttataaacaaggaaacaagcCTCAAAGAGGTTTCAGTAAACTGGAAACAGAGCAGCactctgtggggctcctgggcacggaaGCCTTTCCGTCCCCCTTTCTTGTTTGTAgacaagactccagcctccatgaccttccctgagttccaaagggcgcaggttcaaacagttgctgaGCAAAGgaagagcagccaagaaaccacctgaggcaagattaaagggaccagagaagctcatcaagactAGGAGACCAGATTAAAGGGGTGCAggccccacacacacactccaatcttatcagcaaccccacccttgaactgtTGCTATAAAACCCCTCATCAAATCCTCCCGGGTTGGGGACACAGTTTTTCAGGGCAGGAgcccgctgtgtccccctttACCTGGCCAAGCAAGCTATTctcttctacttcacccaaaactctgtctccgagatttcaCTTgacactggtgcacagaggccgagCTTTTGGCATTAAACTCAAAGGCAGTTCATAGGAGTcagaaatgagggacttccctggtggcgcagtggttaagaatccgcctgccagtgcaggggacacgggtttgatccctggtgtccaggaagatcccacatgccgcggagcaactaagcccacgtgccacagctactgagcctgcgctctagagcccgcgagccacaactactgagccggcgggcctagatcctgtgctccgcaacaagagaagccactgcaatgagaagtctgcgcacggcagtgaagagtagcccccgcacacagcaacaaagacccaacgcagccaaagattaattaattaatttttaaaaaaagagtcagaaaTGAGCTCATTTAATGCCTCTTCTCCTCTCATCCTGTAAAAGTGAGAGCCTGCCTTGCCACCCCTCCAGGTCTTTGGTGCtaaaaaaattagtgatgttcagaAATCTTAATGAAGCGGGACCCAGCAAGCTTCCTCTTCTCCAGCACTGGAGATGTAGGCTTTATTACTGAAGTAATCCAAATGAGTGAAATTGTAGCAACTGTCAGTCTCCTTCTCCCTGGAAATTTGCTGCACATGGAGTTAATGGTGTTGGATCATTGGACTTACGATCTCAACAGACTTACATTTCTTAGCTTTGAAATCTTAAGAGTTATTGAATCTAAGACAGGATTTCAAATAATAATCTCACATTCTAAATTAATACCTTTTCAGACCAAAATACAGATGAAAATGGAAAAGCTGTCTTCCACTACCAAGGGGATTTGTGAACTAGAAGATTACCATTACAGGGAGGAGAGAAAACGGCCCCTCCTGTTCCACACGTGGCCCACAGCCTATTTTTGTAAGTAGTTCTTTCTGCATTGATTTTCAAGGGTAGGTTATGAGAGCATTTGGTGTCATTTAGATCTGGCCCTCTAAGAAGCTGACAGCCTTTGAAATTCAATTGAAGAGGATCCAttgggaaggaaggagatgagGACATCTTAGAGGAGTGTTTCTTCTTGACTTTAATTACCTACTAATCAGCAAAGAATATTAAATGTAATTAGAGACCCATGAAGCAAGTTGCCATTATTAGCCCTTTAAGGCCAATGAGTAGAATGCACTTTGCCTCCTCTGTAGAGGCAgaaatcttgtttttgtttttcaagaaggatgggtttttgctttttgttttgtttcattttaaaagtacatggTGGGGGGTCACTTCAGCCTGCCCCATGGAAGGAGACTGCTGGAAAAACAAACTCCATTACTTAAATAAGCTGTGAGGTAAAGgctgtttttctgctttattaGTTTCAAAGAAGGACTAAGCTATTTGATGTTGCTCTGAGACTTAAATAAGGCAGAAAATCACCTAATGTAATGTGTTTATTGAGCGTTGCCGGTTTGAGGTCAGTCTGCTATGCAGAGTGATCGC
Protein-coding regions in this window:
- the CINP gene encoding cyclin-dependent kinase 2-interacting protein, yielding MEAKTLGSATPRKPVLSVSARKIKDNAADWHNLILKWETLNDGGFATANNIANLKISLLSKDAIGLESSSLASDENAEKEHPNYSRELETLCEGLQTTLDALTKIQMKMEKLSSTTKGICELEDYHYREERKRPLLFHTWPTAYFYEVSRKLSDMYGRELRLKRTVVEQLAHTADRDLALSYLSMWLHQPYVEGDSRLLLESMLLETGHRAL